One region of Corallococcus silvisoli genomic DNA includes:
- a CDS encoding DUF1615 domain-containing protein, whose protein sequence is MHPQADLRRNVGHRRMWCLGLLLAVTACASRAPVAVAEVPAPPTLTVAQVARLLPPKVKGAEREGWARDVLAALDAEAIPASGPVVCQVLAIIEQESGFQADPAVPGLAKLVRQKLDGTAGRLGPLGRRLLDEVLSSKAKGAKRTFGARLDALRTERDLDRLFRDMLAYYEEEYPAAYAAADLASSLFGPSSFAGQNPVTTAGSMQVSVRYAQEKAGPDADPVQVRESLYTRAGGVRYGTSRLLGFEAAYDEPLYRFADYNGGVYSSRNAALQAQVSQLTGVTLATDGDLQLYDRNGQPRSEDSQSLKALLLFRQRYAPDLSERRVRRDVEQEKTADFEKTDTYLAVKRAYAKQTGEAPAYAQLPQVLLKSVKLSGERTTAWFAKSVDARYQQCLARHRQGAR, encoded by the coding sequence ATGCACCCGCAGGCTGACCTGAGGCGAAACGTCGGCCACCGGAGGATGTGGTGCCTGGGGCTGTTGCTGGCTGTCACGGCCTGTGCGTCGCGGGCGCCGGTGGCGGTGGCGGAGGTGCCGGCGCCGCCCACGTTGACGGTGGCGCAGGTGGCGCGGCTGCTGCCCCCGAAGGTGAAGGGCGCGGAGCGCGAGGGCTGGGCACGCGACGTGCTGGCGGCGCTGGACGCGGAGGCGATTCCGGCGTCCGGGCCCGTGGTGTGTCAGGTGCTGGCCATCATCGAACAGGAGTCGGGCTTCCAGGCGGACCCGGCGGTGCCGGGGCTCGCGAAGCTGGTGCGTCAGAAGCTGGACGGGACGGCGGGACGGTTGGGCCCCTTGGGGCGGCGGCTGCTGGACGAGGTGCTGTCGTCGAAGGCGAAGGGAGCGAAGCGCACCTTCGGGGCGCGGCTGGACGCGCTGCGCACCGAGCGGGACCTGGACCGGCTCTTCCGGGACATGCTGGCGTACTATGAGGAGGAGTACCCTGCGGCGTACGCGGCCGCGGACCTGGCCAGCTCCCTGTTCGGTCCATCGTCGTTCGCGGGACAGAACCCCGTCACCACCGCCGGCTCCATGCAGGTCAGCGTGCGGTACGCGCAAGAGAAGGCGGGCCCGGACGCGGACCCGGTGCAGGTGCGCGAGTCGCTCTACACGCGCGCGGGAGGCGTCCGGTACGGCACGTCACGGCTGCTGGGCTTCGAGGCCGCGTACGACGAACCGCTCTACCGGTTCGCGGACTACAACGGCGGTGTCTACAGCTCGCGCAACGCCGCCCTGCAAGCCCAGGTCAGCCAGCTCACCGGGGTCACCCTCGCGACGGATGGGGACTTGCAACTGTATGACAGGAATGGGCAGCCACGAAGCGAGGACAGTCAAAGCCTCAAGGCGCTGCTGCTCTTCCGCCAGCGCTACGCGCCGGACCTGAGCGAGCGGCGGGTGCGCCGGGACGTGGAGCAGGAGAAGACGGCGGACTTCGAGAAGACCGACACGTACCTCGCGGTGAAGCGCGCGTACGCGAAGCAGACGGGCGAGGCGCCCGCCTACGCCCAGCTCCCGCAGGTGCTGCTCAAGAGCGTGAAGCTGAGCGGCGAGCGCACCACCGCGTGGTTCGCGAAGTCGGTGGACGCGCGCTATCAGCAGTGCCTCGCCCGCCACCGCCAGGGCGCGCGGTAG